Genomic window (Jeotgalibaca ciconiae):
CAAAAGGATTAAGTCTTTATATCTGAGAAAGGGAACAAACATGGAAATTTCACAGAATTTTACAATTGGCTCTACTAATCAAGTGCAAACGGCTGCTAAGAAATCAAACTCCGATATGAATATGGATGATTTCCTGAAAATATTGGCCGCTTCATTGCAAATGCCATCTATGGGCGGTAGTGAAGGTGGATCAGATAGTTCGATGGATTATATGAGTCAAATGATTCAGTTCAGCACCATTGAGCAGTTACAAGATTTATCAGAATCATTAACGACAACGATGCTGATGACGCAACAACAACAAGCACTATCGATGATTGGGAAAGAGGCAACAGTGGTACAGGATGGCGAACGGGTTACGGGAATTGTGGAAAAAGCAAAATTTTTAAACGGATATGCGACTCTTCAAATTAATGGAAAAGATTACTATATGAGCAGCGTCATGGAAGTTGGAGCGAATACTCAGTGAATTTACGAATAAACCAACCGTCGTATCCAATACCCAATCCATTACAGAAACCAATCGTCCAGGATAAGAAAGAATTTCAATCTGTCTTATCAGAAAAAAAGTTAAATGATTTAAAAATATCCAACCATGCACAAAAGCGTCTGGAACAGCGTGGTCTTCATCTAGAAGAAAATGATTATACACAGTTAAATTCAGCCGTGGATGAATTAGAGGAAAAAGGCTCAAAAAATTCTTTATTGCTTTACAAAGATTTGGCTTTAATCGCCAGTATCCATAATCGCACCATTATTACTGCGCTAGACCGTGATGAGGTTGATACCATTACGAATATTGACAGTACAAAATTTGTAAAAACACAAGGGCTGGACCGCAAGGAAGCCTCGTCTACTGACCGATTGATGTAGACACCAATAAGAATGAAACAGAATGAAGTGGAGGAAATAATAAAATGTTAAAATCTTTATACTCTGGTGTTAGTGGAATGAAGAATATTCAAACAAAAATGGATGTTATCTCAAATAATATTGCGAACGTAAATACAACTGGTTTTAAGTCAGGCCGTGTTCGTTTTGAAGATATGATCAGTCAGACACTCGCAAATGCCCAAACAAATGTTAACGCAAAACAAGTTGGATTAGGTGTTCAAGTTGGGTCCATTGATAACGTTATGGGTGGAGGAAACTTACAATCTACTGGTAGAGACTTAGACTTTGGGATTGAAAATGGCGATAACTCCTTCTTTACTGTAAGTGCAGATGGAGAAGACGATGAAGTTTACTACACAAGAGATGGCGGTTTTTATATTAACCCAGATAATGAACTTGTAACAGCATCCGGCTATCATGTGCTGGGAGTAATGTCTCCTGCAAAACTTGATGAAAATTTTGATATTACTTCTCTTGAATACGATGAGGCAACAGGAATCAGTAAAATTTCGATTCCAAAAACAATGACAGATGCTGCTGGTGTTGCACAAGATTTAGATAGCTATTCGATTGATGGAAATGGTTTAATCTACGGTGTTTACAATGGTGAATCTTATGTAATCGGACAAGTGTCACTAACGAATTTCAGTAATCCAAGCGGACTTGAAAAAATCGGGGGCAACATGTACCAAGCTTCTAATAACTCAGGAGAAGCTCAAGTAGGTGCAGCCCACCAATCTGAATACGGTACAATCCGTAGTGGCTTCTTAGAAATGTCAAATGTGGATTTATCGAATGAATTTACTGAAATGATTGTAGCGAGCCGTGCTTACCAAGCAAACTCACGTAGTATCACGACTTCTGATCAAATGTTAGAAGAGCTATTAGCATTAAAACGTTAATAAAAAATTTTTAATAGATTAGAGGTAAGAATACCGTGATTATTTTGAAAACTGTCGCAGGGAAGGATTTTTTCTTGAATTGCGAACTAATTTATCGGATTGATGAGAATTTTGACACGATTATCACGTTAACAAATGGTAAAACAATTCCTGTGGCTAACACAGGAGAAGAAATTACAGAAAAAGTTATCGCATATAAGCGAAGAATCATGAATGCTGTGGATTACATTGAAGGGAGGGATAGCGAATGAAAAGAAGTTACGTTTCAGTCATATCATTAGCAGTAGGATTTGCAATGATTTTTTGGGCTATCATTGATGGCGGAGGCAGCGTTGGAGCATTCGTTGACGTTCCTTCTATTATCATCACTGTATTTGGTTCTTTCTGTGCGCTTTTAATTAGTTATCCCATCGAGCAAATCAAGAAAGTTCCCCGGGTCTTAAAGAAACTAGTTGCATCGCCTGATGTGGACCGAGAAGAACTAATAGAGCGAATTGTTGAACTGGCTCGAATCGCTAGGAGCCAAGGTCTTTTAGCTTTGGACAACGAATTGGCTGAAATCGAGAATGAGTTTTTATCAGAAGGCTTAAAGATGGTGGTAGACGGAATGGATCCAGAGACCATTGAAGAAATATTAGAAATGAAAATTTCTAATATGGAAGATCGCCATGGAATTGGACAAGGGATATTTCTAAAATGGAGTGAATTGGCTCCTGCTTTCGGTATGATAGGAACTTTGATTGGTTTGATTAACATGTTGGGAGCTCTAACCGACCCAAGTACAATCGGATCGGGGATGGCAATTGCATTGATTACTACTTTTTACGGTAGTTTCTTAGCGAACTTGGTGTTTGTTCCAATCGCAACGAATCTACAATCGAAAACAGAGGTAGAAGTATTAATCTCTGAGATGATTCTTGAAGGGGTATTAGGAATTCAAGGTGGGCAAAATCCACGTATCATCGAACAAAAATTAACCAGTTATTTAGATGGGAAACCCAAACGGACACGTGTAGCAGATTCACAGGCAGTGCTGCAAAGTGAGGGACAAGGTTATGCGTAAGAAAAAGAAAAAGGAAGTTCAGAGCGCTGGCTCACCGCTTTGGATGACAACTTTCTCTGACTTAGTAACGCTACTATTAACCTTCTTTATTCTTTTGTTCTCCATGTCATCAGTAAGCGATGATAAGTTTAATAAAATGGCATCGTCCTTGTCTGGGGCATTTACGGGTGGAAATGGGATTTTAGATGGAATCATTATGCCACCAGAGGAACTCGTGGATGAGCAAGTTGATGAAGCGGTTGATACGTCCTCCTTTGATCCTGAATTATTGGACATGTACCATGAAGTCTATTATTTTGTGCAAGAACATGGATTAGAAGACAAAATTTCATTGACGGCTGATCAAGACGGTATCTACGTAAATATGAATAGTACTATTTTGTTTGGAGTAGAAAGTTCTGCTGTATCAACAGATGGAAGAGAATTACTAACTTCTGTAGCGGAATTAATTAATCGTTTTGAAAATAAAATTATCGTTGAAGGATATACTGATGATATTCCTAATCAATATGGGCAATATCCAACGAACTGGGAACTATCGGTTAGTCGAGCTGTTTCAGTGGTTCGTTATTTGAGCGAAAATGAAAGTGTCGATCCGAATCGCCTTTCTGCCGTTGGTTATGGAGAACACAAGCCTCTTGTGCCAAATGATTCAGCTGCAAACCGCGCTAAAAATCGACGAGTGAATATCGTCGTTGTGTATGAACGGGAGGAATAATAATCTTGAAAAATGAAAAGAATAACGGGGGACTTACTCTTCCTAAAATTATTATATTGGGTGTCGTAATTGCCATCCTCGCTATTGGAGGCGGAGTAATCGGCTCGATGTTTGACTCTGAAAAAGCTGCAGAATTTTTTGCGGCAACAGATGAAGAAACAGTAGAGATTACCGTTCCTTTGTCAGAATTTTTATTAAATTTAAAACCTGTTTCTTCTAATGATAAAAGTTACTTACGAATCGAATTTTCATTTATGGTATTGAGACCAGAAGATGAAGAGGAACTGCTTGCCCAAGAAGCTGTCGTTCGTGATGCAGTGATTGCCATTTTACGTCAAAAGACTGCTGATACAATTTTTTCAGAAGAAAATGGCAGCTTAACAGTTAAGACAGAAATAAAAGAAAAAGTAAATGAAATAATCGGTCGTCCAATTATTGAAGATATTTATGTGACGAATATGGTTATGCAATAAAGAAAGGTGCTGAAACTCAAATGGGAATGGAATATGTTTTGAAGAGTGTCGTGGCTCTGTTGATTATTATTGTTGCAGCAAATTTTTTATTGCAAAAAATGAATCGACTCTCATCAAAAGGCAGCCCAAACATGCAAATAGTTGAAAGAATGGCTGTCAGCCGTACTTCTTCTATTTGTATCGTTGAGATTATGGGAAAGTATTATTTGATGAGTTGCACCGAACAACATAATGAAATTCTCAAAGAGTTGGATGAAACTGAGATGAAGAGAAGCACCTCTTCTAGTTTTCTTATGAATCAATTGAAAGAAAAGAGGAGTAGCAATTGAAAAAAGCAATGAAGCCGATATTGCTCTCTCTTTTCATCCTTTTTTCTACTATGCCTGCTGTAAAGGCAACTGGATTAGAAGATATTCTGTCAGACGGCGCAGCGACGCCTGATGCAGTGAAATTATATGTTTTACTTGGATTATTGAGCATTATTCCTGCTTTCTTAATTTTAACGACGAGTTTTACGCGTATCATCATTGTCTTATCCTTTTTGAGAAGCTCACTAGGAACGCAGCAGAATCCACCGAATATGTTACTGACTGGTTTAGCAATGTTTCTGACGGTTTTTATTATGCAACCAATTTATTCTCAAGTAAATGACGAAGCACTTCAGCCATTTTTGAATGATGAGATTAGCATTGAAGTAGCTTTGGAGAGGGCAGAAGTCCCAATTAAAGATTTCATGCTGGATCAAACAAGAGCAAAAGATTTGCAATTATTTTTAGAATTATCTAACGCTGATTTAGAGATTGAATCCCGAGCAGACATTCCATTGTCGGCAACGATTCCTGCATTTGCGATCAGTGAGCTCCGAACGGCATTTACCATTGGTTTTTTGCTATTTATCCCTTTTCTGATTATTGATATGGTTGTAGCGAGTATTTTAATGTCGATGGGAATGTTCATGTTATCCCCGGTAATGATTTCCTTACCGTTCAAATTGTTGTTATTTGTATTAGTTGATGGTTGGTATTTAGTTGTGGAGTCAGTAGTTTTAGGCTTTTTCTAGAACGGATGAACGGATCGAGGGGTAGAAAATGACGTTAGAAAGTAGTTTAGATATCGTAAGAGAAGCTTTTCTCGTAATTATTACGGTAGCAGGGCCAGTTTTGCTAGTGGCTTTAGTTGTAGGGCTGTTTATTAGTATTATCCAAGCTGCCACACAAATCCAAGAACAGACCCTGAGTTTCGTGCCAAAAGTTTTAGCGGTTATTGGCTCACTGATTGTGCTGGGGAACTTCATGTTAAATTCCATAGTCAGTTTTACTGAAAGAATTTTTGAAATCATTTCTGGATTGTAGGAGTTGAGGAAGTGTCGCCAAGTTTGCAGGTTTTTTTATTAGTATTGGTGCGAGTCAGTTCTTTCATATTCATTTCGCCAGGATTTTCTCTCAAAGGAATGCCCGCTTTTATGAAGATTGGTCTTTCTGTTGGATTGAGTTTTCCCGTTTATAGTGTTCTTCCTGTTTTTTCAGAATCCTATGCTTTTCCAGTATTTGCTTGGTTCGCAACAAAAGAAGCGTTAATTGGTTTGACAATCGGTTATATCTCTTTACTATTCTTCACTGCTGCGGAAATGGCAGGCTCGCTTGCAGATGCGCAGGCCGGTTTCACAATGGCTGCTTTACTGGATCCTTCATTGGGCATCAACATGTCTTTTCTAGGAAAAGTTTACTATTGGTTAACTCTAGCGATTTTTTTTATTGCAGACCTGCATCATTTAATGATTCAAGCGATTGTCTATTCTTTCCAGCAAGTACCGATTGCAACGACTACAGCGGCCATTCAAACCGAGGGAATTGTAACACTTTTCTCGATGGTATTTACAGCTGCTTTTAATCTAGCAGCACCTTTAATGATAGTTGCGCTCTTAACGGAGATTTTATTAGGAGTACTTTCTCGAACGGTGCCGCAAATTAACGTTTTGATTTTAAGTATGCCCTTAAAAGTACTTGTGATTGTTATTTTTATGCTTGCTTTTCTGCCAGTGCTTTTGGAAAATCTATCTGCTTTCCTGCCACTGATGATTAAGTATACGAACGAGTTCATTCGTTCGCTGTCTATTGGATAAGAAGGTGAAAGTAGAAGATGTCTGAAAAGGACGGAAAAACAGAAAAGGCCACCCCAAAGAAGCTTCGCGATGCCCGAAAAAAAGGAGAACTCGCGAAGAGTCAAGAATTGTCCAGTTCCATAACGTTTGCGATTTTTGCTTTGGTGGGTGTGACACTCGTTACTTATACATTGGAAAATGCTTATCCTTTTTTAATCCGGATGCTGACCATTCCCAAATCCGTTGATACGATTCAAAATGATTTGAATCAAATCGGCTTGCAAGCTATTCTTTATTTCTTTATTTTTGTCGGTCCCTTCCTATTGGTTGGCTTTGTTGGTGCTTATCTCGCGAATGTCATGCAAGTTGGGCTTCTTTTTTCAAAAGAAGCATTGAAGCCAAAACTTAGTCGATTGAACCCAGTGAGCGGATTAAAAAATATGTTCAGTACAACAGCCTTATTCAATCTCGCAAAAAATTTAGCGAAGCTGGGTTTGCTGCTCTGGGTTGCTCTTTCTTCTGCGGAAGAAGCAGGCTATTATGCACTGAATGCCGGGAGAGTGGGAACGGAAAAACTATTCTTTCTTATGCTGGAAATCATTAAAAGTGTGAGCGCAAATTTGGCAGGACTCTTGTTTGTATTAGGAGCAGCGGACTTTGCCTATCAAAAGTATAGTTTCCAAAAGAAAATGAGAATGAGTAAACAGGAAATAAAAGATGAATACAAGGAAATGGAAGGCGATCCGCAAGTGAAGTCGCAGCGGAAACAAAAATATCGTCAGTTAACGCGTGGGATGGTAAAGGATGTTGATACGGCAACGGTTGTGATTACAAACCCAACGCATCTAGCTATTGCCATTCGATATGATCGTTCAAAAGATGATGTTCCAATTGTTGTAGCAAAAGGAGCCGATCACATGGCAGCTATTATCCGGGAACGCGCGAAAGACCATGATGTTCCCATTATGGAGAACAAACCAATCGCACGGGCTTTGTATCAGACAGTCGATGCAGGCCAGTCGGTACCCGCGGACATGTATCAAGCCATTGCGGAAATCTTAGCTCTTGTCTATCAAATGGAAGAGTTACAGAAAAAGAAAATTTAATCAGTATAGAAATAATGGAGGAAGAAAGAAATGGCCATGAATATTTTGAAAAAAGCACAAAGAAGAACGGCAACGATGGACATCAGTGTATCGATTTTTGTCGTAATGATTCTAGCGATGATTATTCTTCCTTTACCAGTAGGTATATTGGATTTTATGCTGGTCTTGAATTTGGCTCTTTCTATTACAATTTTATTATTAACCTTATTTACGAAAAGCGTCTTGGAATTTTCTAGTTTTCCAACTGTTTTATTGATCACTACCATGTTTCGCCTTGGATTAAGTGTGGCTTCCACACGACTGATCTTGACTGAAGGAAATGCCGGGCAAGTAATCGATACCTTCGCCAACTTAGTAGCCGGTAATAACATGATTGTTGGAGCGGTTATTTTTCTAATCATCTTTATCGTGCAGATGATCGTTGTAACGAGCGGTTCGAGCCGGGTATCGGAAGTATCTGCCCGCTTTACCTTGGATGCGATGCCTGGAAAACAAATGTCGATTGACTCTGATTTGGCTTCCGGATTGATTACTGAAGAAGATGCTCGTAAACGCCGCAGTGACTTAGAGCGCGAAACGCAGTTCTATGGAGCGATGGATGGGGCAAGTAAATTCGTTAAAGGCGATGCAACGGCGAGTATTATCATCACCTTAATCAACTTACTTGGTGGTGTATTAATTTTCTCCCTGCAACATGGTATGGGAATTGGAGAGGCATTAAATCAATTTGGTAAGTTAACGATTGGAGATGGGTTGGTAAGTCAGATTCCAGCTTTGCTGATCTCGATTGCCTCTGGTATTTTGGTAACTCGTTCTGGAACATCTAAAAGTTTTGGTAGTTCTTTAGTTCCCGAATTATTTTCAACTACAAAAGTAATGTTTATCCTTTGTGGCATCATGATTGTATTTGGCTTCACTCCTGGCTTTCCTACTTTTACCTTCTTAATGGTTGGGATAGCTTCTGGCGTAGGTGGCTATCTATTGAATGAAAATGAAAAAGCACAAAAAGAAAAAAACATTCAATCTGAGCAAGAGCAACTTGCTCAAAAAAGAACCGAACGTGATAAAAATACAAAAGAAGTCATTGTGCCGCATCAAGTGGATGCCATCTCTATTGAGATTGGCTACGGATTGATCGGTATCGCCGATGAAAGTAAAGACGAAAATATTATGAGCCAAGTATTGATTATTCGTAAGCAATTCGCACAAGAACTAGGGCTGTTATTAGGACCGATTCGGATTCGCGATAATTTGCAATTAGAGATGAACGAATATGCTATTAAGATAAAGGGGAATACGCAAGCAAAAGGTACCCTTTATATGGACAAAGAATTGATGTTGATTCCCGATGGACAAGAAGTTTCCTTTAAAGGGATTCCAGCAAAAGAGCCGGCTTTTGGTTTAGATGCATTATGGATTGAATCTTCTGACCGAGAAATGGCAGAAATTAGTGACTTTACAGTTGTAGATCCACTCACTGTTCTTGTTACACATTTGAAAGAAACCATCCGCTTGAACAGCTATTCTCTCTTGGGACGACAAGAAGTGAAGCAGTTACTTGAAGGATTGAAGGATAAATACAATGTTGTTATTGATGAATTGATTCCAGATGTGTTGCGTTTAGGAGAAGTTCAAAAAGTCCTGCAGAATCTACTGAAAGAGCAAATTCCTATTACAGATATGGTTACCATTTTAGAAACTCTTGCTGACTATGGAAATACTGTGAAAGATACGGAACTATTAACAGAATATGTTCGCCAAGCCTTGAAGTATACCGTTGTTCAACCCTATATGGATGAAACGCAAACCCTACATGTCGTAACGGTACATCCAGATACAGAAGAATTATTGGGACGAAATATTCAAAAATCTTCTGCCGGCTCCATCCCTGTTTTACAGGGAGATGTCATTACAAGATTATTTGATTCCATCAAAACGATTCATTTTCAATTGGAGGCGCAGGGGATTCCCCACATTCTCCTAGTTTCGCCCAAAATTCGTCCTGCAATGAAGAATTTAATTAATTATAATTTTCCTGAATTGGCAGTCTTATCATTAAATGAAGTGCCAAATGAAATTGCGATTACAGCAGCAGGAATGGTTGAGTCAATCGTGTAGCGAAGTCTATAGGAGGTGAGCCATGTATTCTGAATATGAACAAAGCCGAGAAGATCAGATTCTTCAATATTTACCATTGGTAGAAAAAGTTGTGAATGGAATTAATGTGAAAAGCCGTGAATATGAACGAGGAGATTTAATCAATTTTGGTGTAATCGGATTGATGGATGCCATTGAAAAATACGATCATCTTCAAAAAGTTCCATTTGAAAGCTATGCGTATTTACGAATTCGCGGCGCCATTATTGACGAAGTTCGAAAGACTTCCCATGTATCTCGAAATGGAATGGACAAAGTAAAGAAATTCTATCGTGCCAAAGAAGATTTACAAAATTCTTTAAAACGTGACCCTTCTGAGAAGGAAATCATGCAGAGTATGAATTTATCTGAAAAACAGTTGGATGATATTTATGATATTATTCACCAGCTTTCAGCAGTAAGTTTAGAACAGTTGATATTTAATGAAGATGGTAATGGCACAACGCTTGTTGAGTTTATTGAAGATCCGCATACGGAACAAGCAGAAGATTTAGTATTGCTGCAAGAACAAAAAGCTTACTTGGTTGAAGCGGTTAAGCAGCTGACTGAGAGAGAACAACAAATTCTCCAGTTATATTATCATGATAAGCTGCCATTGAAAGAAATTGCTTATATCTTTGATGTTTCAGTACCACGCATTTCCCAAATTCACGGAAAGGCGATCGTTAAACTAAGAGATTATATTGGGAGGGAATACCGTGATTAGAAGTTTTAATACCTTGCAACAAAACTTTGCTAACTTACAAAGGAAGCAGGAAATGGTTAGTTCGAATCTTTCAAACTTAAATACGCCGGGATATCGTGCCCAAAAATCGGTACAAAGTACGCAAGAAGAACGAGAGATGTTTAATAACCTAGGCGGTGCGAACCGAGATCAACGAACCAATATTGGTGGTTTTACTTTTAGCAATTATATTGATGAAGTTTATGAAGATAATACACCAGGGGTTTTGAGACAGGATGATACGAACCCGACACAATACATTGAACTGTCTAATGTGAACGCAGCAGATGAAATGATTGAGATGATGAAAATTTCTCGTGAATTTGAAGCAAACCAGCGCGCGCTTCATGCAAGTGACGAGACCTTGCGAAAAGCAAGCAATGAAATTGGGAAAGTTTAGAAAAGGAGACCGGACATAAATGAATCCAGCTTTAGGAATTTCTCGAACAGGGATGCACGCATTTCAAAATGCGATGGATACAATCTCATACGATATAGCCAATGTAAACACAACAGCTTACAAAGGCCGCCAATCGGAATTTGAAACATTGTTGACAAATGCGACAACCACCCCCGAAGACCTGACGATTGAGATCAGCAGCGGCTCAAGAAATGAAGTTTCTGCATTGAACATGCAGCAAGGAAGTTTGACAGCGAGCGAAGGCGAGTTTCAGTTAGCGATTGTAGAAGGCGGTTTTTTCCAAGTTACAGGAGCTGATGGAGAAGCCTACTACACGCGCGATGGAAACTTTCTTGTGAATCCAAATGGTATTGTTGTGAATGCCCATGGGGAAGCACTAACGATTGCAGCCAACGCAGTACCGACTGATACACCGGTATATTTAATCAATCCAGAGCAATTAATAGCAGTAGGCGAAAATAAATTTGTCTTGGCCGATGGTGCAACAGCTGTTCAAGACAATAACGCAACGGTGCTTCAAGGTTACTTGGAAAATTCCAATGTGGATTTGGCTACCCGTTTTACAGATATGATGGTGGTACAACGTGCTTATGCTATGAATGTAAAAGCAGCGCAAAGTGCGGATGAGATGATGAGTATGATTAATCAGTTTAAGCAATAGAAAGAGTGTAATGAAATGAACATCATTGAGTGTATGAATGCAACGAAGATTTATCAAAATGGCGTAGCTGGGGTCAAAGATGTTTCCCTTTCAATTAGAGAAGGAGAATTTCTTTATCTATTAGGATCGAGCGGCTCTGGTAAATCAACTCTTATCAATTTGTTGTCGTGTCAAGAAACCCTTTCAAAAGGGAAAGCAATCGTTTGTGGCTATGATCTCAGTAAGTTAAAGAAAAAAGATTTTTACAAAGTTCGTAGAGAAATCGGTGTTGTTTATCAAAACTACAAACTACTTCCGAACAAGACCATCTATGAAAATATTGCATTTATTTTAGAAAGTACGGATACTCCTCTTGATGAAATCGATAGTAAAATT
Coding sequences:
- a CDS encoding flagellar basal body rod C-terminal domain-containing protein, with product MIRSFNTLQQNFANLQRKQEMVSSNLSNLNTPGYRAQKSVQSTQEEREMFNNLGGANRDQRTNIGGFTFSNYIDEVYEDNTPGVLRQDDTNPTQYIELSNVNAADEMIEMMKISREFEANQRALHASDETLRKASNEIGKV
- a CDS encoding flagellar hook-basal body protein — its product is MNPALGISRTGMHAFQNAMDTISYDIANVNTTAYKGRQSEFETLLTNATTTPEDLTIEISSGSRNEVSALNMQQGSLTASEGEFQLAIVEGGFFQVTGADGEAYYTRDGNFLVNPNGIVVNAHGEALTIAANAVPTDTPVYLINPEQLIAVGENKFVLADGATAVQDNNATVLQGYLENSNVDLATRFTDMMVVQRAYAMNVKAAQSADEMMSMINQFKQ